One stretch of Oncorhynchus tshawytscha isolate Ot180627B linkage group LG21, Otsh_v2.0, whole genome shotgun sequence DNA includes these proteins:
- the LOC112220667 gene encoding protein Wnt-8a-like, translating to MTGPKAYLTYASSVQVGAQSGIQECKHQFAWDRWNCPESALQLSTHKGLRSATSETSFVHAISAAGVMYTLTRNCSLGDLDNCGCDGSRNGQIGGRGWLWGGCSDNLDFGERMSKQYVDALETGQDSRAAVNLHNNEAGRLAVKATMKRICRCHGMSESCSIQTCWMQLSDFRDIGNYLKIKHDQAQKLEMDKRRMRSGNSADNRGAIADAFSSIARTELIYLEESPDYCSQNASLGLHGTEGRECLQQGEGLNQWEKRSCRRLCHECGLRVEERRTEIVSSCNCKFQWCCTVKCENCYQVMVKHVCARREGGHGHNYRRRYRGPK from the exons ATGACTGGACCCAAG GCCTATCTGACGTATGCTAGTAGCGTGCAAGTGGGCGCGCAGAGCGGGATCCAGGAATGTAAACACCAGTTTGCTTGGGACAGGTGGAACTGCCCGGAGAGTGCGCTCCAACTGTCAACTCATAAAGGCCTTCGAAGCG CTACGAGCGAGACCTCATTCGTGCACGCGATCAGTGCAGCAGGTGTCATGTACACACTGACCCGCAACTGTAGTCTCGGGGACCTGGACAACTGCGGCTGTGACGGCTCGAGAAATGGTCAaattg GGGGGCGTGGGTGGTTGTGGGGCGGCTGCAGTGATAACTTGGACTTTGGGGAAAGGATGTCAAAACAGTACGTGGACGCGCTTGAGACTGGCCAGGACTCACGGGCGGCTGTCAACCTTCATAACAACGAGGCCGGGAGACTG GCGGTGAAAGCCACCATGAAGCGCATCTGCAGGTGCCACGGTATGTCTGAGAGTTGCTCCATTCAGACCTGCTGGATGCAGCTGTCTGACTTCAGAGACATCGGCAACTACCTCAAAATCAAACACGACCAGGCGCAGAAACTGGAAATGGACAAGAGGCGGATGAGGTCGGGGAACAGCGCCGACAACAGGGGCGCCATTGCGGACGCGTTCAGCAGCATCGCCCGAACGGAGCTCATTTACCTGGAGGAATCTCCGGACTACTGCAGTCAGAACGCCAGCCTGGGCCTTCACGGTACTGAGGGCAGGGAGTGCCTGCAGCAAGGCGAGGGCTTGAACCAGTGGGAGAAGAGGAGCTGCCGCCGACTGTGCCATGAGTGTGGcctgagggtggaggagaggcgGACAGAGATAGTCAGCAGCTGTAACTGTAAGTTCCAATGGTGCTGCACGGTCAAGTGTGAGAACTGCTATCAAGTGATGGTCAAACACGTGTGTGCCAGAAGAGAGGGAGGCCACGGACACAACTACAGGAGGAGATACCGAGGACCTAAATGA